CCTCGACCTGCTCCTTCACTTCCCGGAACCGCTCCTCGAACATCAGGACCTCGTCGGCAAGCTCCATCGCCGCGAGCATGACGATGTTCAGGTAGTTCGAGGTGCCGCCCTGTTTCTGGATCTCCCGGACCCTTCCGTTCAGCGTCTCGGCCAAGCGCACCATGTGCTCCTCAGACCGCTCGGTCCGGACGGTCAAGGCGTACCCGGCGATATTGACGTCGATCCGGTTCCCCATTCTCTTTCCTTCTTATTATACCGACTCGCCCCTATAACTCAATGGTGTCCAGCCGGGAGAGGATCTTCTCCACCCGGTCCTTCACCTCGACGCGTTCCCGCGAAAGTTCGGCCAGTTTCCGGGTCAGCTCCTTCACCTCCCCGTCCTTGCGCTCGAGCTCTCCCGAAAGGGTTGCCTTCTCCTTTTTCAGCGCACCCACGACCTTGACCAGGTCGGTGATCTTCTTCTCGATCAGCGCGAACGACTCTTCGCCCATCTTCGGCATCTCCCGTGGGTAGTCAGACTTCATTAATGAAACCCTTCTCGTAGAATATCCCGTCAACCGCCCGGGTTCAATCGCGAATGTCGGCTGCGCCGCCTCGGAGGGCGGGGCTCCGTTCGTGGCTCGTACGTCAGAAGAGCGCTTCGGCGAAGTCCCGGGCGTTGAACGGACGCAGGTCGTCCGCTTTTTCGCCGACGCCGATGTAACGGATCGGAGCGGCGATCTCCCTGGTCACGGAGAGGACGACTCCCCCCTTCGCCGTCCCGTCGAGCTTGGTGAGCGCAATGCCCGTCACACCGGTGAATTCCTCGAACGTCTTCGCCTGCGCGATGGCGTTGCGCCCGCTGGTCGCGTCGAGGACGAGCAGCACTTCGTGGGGAGCCCCGGGGATCTCCTTTCCGATCACCCGGACGACCTTTCGCACCTCTTCCATCAGGTGGGACTTGGTGTGGAGCCGCCCCGCGGTGTCGACGAGGACCACGTCGGTCCCCCTGGCCTTCGCCGCCCGCACGGCGTCGAACGCCACGGCCGAGGAGTCCGCCCCTTCCTTGTGACGGACGATGTCCGCCCCCGCGCGCTCGGCCCACACGGCGAGCTGCTCGATCGCCGCGGCCCGGAAGGTGTCCGCGGCCGCGAGGAGGACGGTGCGCCCCTCCGCGCGAAGTCCGCTCGCCATCTTCCCGATCGTGGTCGTCTTTCCCACGCCGTTCACGCCGACGACGAGGATGACGAACGGGTACGGCGGAACCACCTTCAACGGGATCATGCGGGGGGCGAGGGTGTCCGCCACCATCCCCCGCAAACGGGCCCGGAGCGTGTCCGTGTCCGGGAGTTCCCCGCGACGCCACGCGGCGCGCAGCGCACCGACGTATTCCTGCGAAAGCTCCGCCCCCACGTCGGCGAGGATCAACGCCTCCTCAAGCTGGTCGAGGACGTTCGCGTCCACGGGCCCGATCCCGCGCGCGATGGCGCCGACGTTCATGAGGAGGAGCTCGCGTGTCTTGGCCAGGCCCGCCTTCAGCCGGGAGAACATGCCGCCGC
Above is a genomic segment from Deltaproteobacteria bacterium containing:
- the ftsY gene encoding signal recognition particle-docking protein FtsY encodes the protein MSDQSDTPGGGMFSRLKAGLAKTRELLLMNVGAIARGIGPVDANVLDQLEEALILADVGAELSQEYVGALRAAWRRGELPDTDTLRARLRGMVADTLAPRMIPLKVVPPYPFVILVVGVNGVGKTTTIGKMASGLRAEGRTVLLAAADTFRAAAIEQLAVWAERAGADIVRHKEGADSSAVAFDAVRAAKARGTDVVLVDTAGRLHTKSHLMEEVRKVVRVIGKEIPGAPHEVLLVLDATSGRNAIAQAKTFEEFTGVTGIALTKLDGTAKGGVVLSVTREIAAPIRYIGVGEKADDLRPFNARDFAEALF
- a CDS encoding cell division protein ZapA, which codes for MGNRIDVNIAGYALTVRTERSEEHMVRLAETLNGRVREIQKQGGTSNYLNIVMLAAMELADEVLMFEERFREVKEQVE